One genomic segment of Chelonia mydas isolate rCheMyd1 chromosome 1, rCheMyd1.pri.v2, whole genome shotgun sequence includes these proteins:
- the RPL24 gene encoding 60S ribosomal protein L24, with translation MKVELCSFSGYKIYPGHGRRYARTDGKVFQFLNAKCESAFLSKRNPRQINWTVLYRRKHKKGQSEEIQKKRTRRAVKFQRAITGASLAEIMAKRNQKPEVRKAQREQAIRAAKEAKKAKQATKKSTPSTTKAPTKAAPKQKIMKPVKVSAPRVGGKR, from the exons ATGAA ggtCGAGCTGTGCAGCTTCAGCGGCTACAAGATCTACCCGGGTCACGGCCGCCGCTACGCCCGCACGGACGGCAAG GTTTTCCAGTTTTTGAATGCAAAATGCGAGTCTGCCTTTCTTTCCAAGAGGAACCCTCGTCAGATCAACTGGACTGTTCTGTACAGGCGCAAACACAAGAAAGGGCAGTCT GAAGAAATACAAAAGAAGCGCACACGCCGTGCAGTCaagttccagagggctatcactgGTGCATCTTTGGCTGAAATAATGGCCAAGAGAAATCAGAAGCCTGAAGTGCGAAAGGCCCAGCGGGAACAAGCCATTAG GGCTGCCAAAGAAGCCAAGAAGGCTAAGCAGGCAACCAAGAAGTCTACACCCTCCACAACAAAG GCTCCCACAAAGGCTGCACCTAAACAAAAGATTATGAAGCCAGTGAAAGTTTCTGCTCCTCGTGTTGGTGGAAAGCGCTAA